From the genome of Halobacteriovorax marinus SJ:
CGATCCTCGTTTCTTGGGCGTGAAGTGCTCTGGTGAGTTAGCACCAATGCTTGGCAATGCCAGATGTCTCATAGATTTATCTGAGGGAGCCTTTCCTGAAGATGCCCTCAAGGCTCTCTCTAGTGGTAGACCTGCTATCTTGAAGAAGAGTGAAAATTATCAAAGTTACTTGGGAGATTTTGGTATTCTCTGGACTGATGGTGGCTTTGAAAATGTTATTGATGCCGTAAAGGATATGAATAATTTATTTCACACATTCGATAGAAGAAAGCTCTATAATATTGCGACAAACTTTCACGACATTAAGTTTAAGTCTGCTGTAAGAAGAGAGATTGATCACTTAACACATGTTGAACATACTCACGAAGCGGCCGATTGCTGCCATTGAGGTTGTAATGAAAATTATCTTTACCTTTTTACTACTTACTTCTCTTAGTTGGGCCTCCACTATTTCTGAAATAAAAAAGCGCGGACACTTAAACTGTGGTGTAAGTGAAGGGCTAACAGGCTTCTCTATTCCCAATGAAAAAGGTGAGTGGAAGGGCTTTGATGTGGATATCTGCAAGGCCATTGCTGTCGCTATTTTTAATGACACTCAAAAAGTTAAATTTATTCCAACTTCCCTAGGGGAGAGGTTTAACTCTTTGGCCAAGAAGCAAATTGATATTCTAAGTAGAAATACCTCGAGAACCTTTTCAAGAGAGGTTACAAGAGATATTGAGTTTGCCCCCGTTGTTTACTTTGATACTCAGGGAATATTAGTTTCGAAGAGATCAAAGATTAAGAAAATTAAAGATCTCGATAATAAGAAAATTTGTGTAAAGAATAATACGACCACACAACAGAACTTAATAGATTACTTCAAGCATCACAATCTACGACTTAGACAAGTTCGCTTCGATAATAATGATCAATTAGTATTAGGTTTTTTAAAGAAGCGCTGTATTGCTCTCACTTCTGATGTGACGACATTAATTTCTGAGAAAAATCACTTTCAAAATTCAAAAAGTTTTACTCTCTTATCTGAGCGAATTGAAAAAGAACCTCTTGCCCCTGTCATTTTATCTGGCGATAGAAGATGGAAGAACCTAGTTGATTGGACTATTTATAGTTTAATTTGGGCAGAGGAATTAGGTGTTAGCTCATCTAATATTGAAGCAATGAAAACAAGCGCTGACCCTAGAGTGAAGCGCTTCTTTGGGGAGGGCTTCAATTTTGAGAAAATGCTTGGTGTCTCAAATGGGTGGACGGGAAATATCATTTCTAAGATTGGGAATTACTCTGAGGTTTTTCACCGAAACCTAGGGCGCGATAGCAATCTAAAAATCCCACGCGGACTTAACTCTCTTTGGAAAGATGGTGGTATTCTCTATTCTCCGCCAATGAAGTAAGTATGGGTCAGGGAAGCTTTGTCTTTGAGAGTGAAGTAGAATCTTTCTTAGATGGTATGATCGAATACTATCCAAACTTTTTTAAAGATGATGAGTTTTCCTATTTAAAAGAGAAGCTTAATTGGAGGAAGGATTTAATTACAATCTTTGGTAAAACAAATCCTATTCCTAGGTTACACTGCTGGTATGGCGACCAAGGTATTAATTACGAGTATTCCAATATTCATCTTCCTCGCAATGATTGGTCAAGTGAGTTAATTAAAATCAAAGATGAGATAGAAGAAAAGGTAAGCACTCGCTTTAATGGAATGCTTGCGAATTACTATAGAGATGGTAGCGACTATGTCTCTTGGCACAGTGATGATGAGAAGAGTCTTGGGCCAAATCCAACCATTGCCTGTGCTAGTTTTGGAGGACCGAGAGTTTTCTCCCTTAAGAATAGAAAGTCAGGTGAGTTAATTAAAATAAATCTACAGGGACGAAGCCTGCTCATAATGCACCCTCCAACACAAAGAGAGTGGCTCCATCAAATTCCTAAATCCAAAGTATTTGAAGATGAGAGAATTAGTTTAACATTTCGTTTTGTTCACCAATAAATCTTGATAACCTTAGACAACTCTTATACATTACTAGGTGATTAGGAGTAAGAAAATGGGTAAATACAATATTAAAATTGCCTCAAACTTATCTGGAGTTGGAACTCACACATTGAGAGCTTGGGAGAAGCGCTATCTTGCAGTTGTTCCTGCTAGAAGTTCTACCGGCAGAAGACTCTATAGTGATGACGATATTGAAAAGCTCCAAATCTTAAATGAGCTCTGCGCCCTAGGCAATAGTATTGGATCCATTGCAAATAAAGATATCTCCGAATTAAAGTCCCTACTTTCAAAGATGGGAAAAACTAGAGTTGTAACAAAGAGAGAAAAATTCAAAGTAAGCTCTTCTGTCGAAGTGAATAACTCTCTTAAAAAAGTTTTAGAGGCCATTGGAAATTATCAAATAGAGGTCTTATCCAAGGAAATTGGAATTTTAAAAAACTCATTAAGCTCTAGAGACTTAGCGCTAAAAATCCTCTCTCCTCTCTTAGAAGAATTAAGACATAGAGTGGAGCTTAAAAAACTCTCTATTGCTCAAGAGCACGCTCTATTATCGATGGTAAAGTTTCATGTGGGCGATATCATTTATGAGAGCTACGAGAATAAGAGCAAGAATCCAAACTCCCTCTCTATTGCTACACCTAGTGGTGAGTTAGATGAATTTGATATTATCTTATTTTCTCTTTTGTGTTCTCACTACGGAGTAAAGTTCTACTACCTAGGATCTAATCTTCCATTGGCACCACTTATAGATGCAACAAAGTCATTTGAAGCAAATATTATTCTCCTATCAATTCGATCTGATAAATCAAAGAGCTATATAGAACAGCTACATAAGAAATTAGATTTAGATTGTAGTCTGTGGGTGAGTGGAGCTCAGAAGATTTCAGACTCACAAGTTTCATCTAGTGAAAACTTTAGATCAATTACTGATTTATTTCACTTAGACACTTGTTTAAAAGAGCTTGGACAAAGCTAAGACAAGTCTTTTAATCCACCATTGGTAACTCTTTGAGATTTTTGAAATCAGAGTATTTCTTATAAAAACTCCTTATTTTCTAAAAGTAAATGCCGTTATATTTAAACGAATCTTTTTAGAGAATATATTTATGAATCTTGCTTCCATAACTTCTACATTCTTTATCCTTTGCCTTTTCACTTCTTGTCTAAAGAAGTCACCTTTAGATAAGTATACTGTTGGGCAATGTTTTAAAGAAGTTCACAATAATTATGCCAGCTATGCAAAGAGTGAAGAGAGGATTTATAGAATCGAGGGAATTACTGAATCGAATTTAAAAATTTCTACTTGGTATGATCGTTATTGGATTTATCAAGGAGAGAAAGATCCAACTTATTTTAATAATAGATCTATCTTCACATACTCTAAGACCCCTTGCCCTGGCTCACGGGCGAATGCGAGTATTGCCGATAAGATTCAAGGGATTGATCTTAAGAATCAGTAAATTTACTTAGATCATTTATAAAAGACTTAAAATTATTTTCTAAATTCTCTAGTGGAGTATTGTCTACAAAGGAAAGAACTTCTGTCACGGCCTCAAGTGTACTAAAGCCACCCTCTCTTTGTTTTCTAATTTTTGAATAACTGGAAACTCTTTCTAATTCTAAATGAATGCAGGGAATTTCACTCAAGAACGAGTTAAGTTGAAATATCTTAAAGGCCTTTTTCCAAGTTCCATCTATGAAGATAAAATTATAAGATTTATTTTTGGAGAAGTTCATTTGTGTAAGCTCACACGAAGACTCACTCGGATAAATTAAGATATTTTCAAAGTCTTTCAATAAGACATCATCTTTCTCGAAAATCTCTGAGTCTATGAGACGAATTCTTTGTAGTGATAGCTTTAAAATACCAGCTGTCCCTTTTATATTTTTAATTTCACTTGGGTGTCTTAGAATTGTTATAAATGAGTCATTTGCAACTTCAGTTGCATACTTACAAATACAACCCCCAAGGGCCTTTTCACATTTGGGACAATATTCACGACTCATTTCATACCTACATTTAGTTCTAGTAATCTAAATGGCCTAGGGCCTTCTGTCCATAATCTATTTAAATCTTACACTTAGACAAAGAGCTGCTCAATTTCAAGATTTCAATTAGTTAACTATCAATGTATAAGATTTGTTAATAGTTCTTACATTGACTTTAAGAAAGACTACTGGTATTCTAAATATCTTTGATTGAGTTGATATTGAGAAAATGAAAGAACTCACGAAAGAGATAAGGTTATAGCAAGGAGTGATTATGAGCTTAAAAGAGAGAATGAGACTAGAAGAAATTGAAAGTGAATCTCTACTTAGAAAACCGCAATGGCACGTTAAGGAAGAAGAAAACGAGGCCGAAATCGTAAAAATTAATCATCTAGAGGATGAGCTTCTTCAAGAAACAAAAGTAGCAAGGGCCAAGTAGGTTACCTTAGTTTTGATTTTACACATCTAGTGAGTTTCTTATCATTCCATTGATAAGAGCTCTCACACTCAGACAGAATATTTTCAGTAAAGGACTCGCAAGTGCTGGCAGCACTAAATCTCGGGTCCTTTCTTTTTTCCATACAAAAGAATTTTAAGTTTTGCTCAACTTCAATTCTTTGTTCATCAGGATTTGTTGGAATAATTGAAGGCCTAGGCTTAGGCCTTGTTCTCTTTGGCGTTACATATCTCTTAGGGGAGATTCTTCTAACTTTTTTACGACCGCTCTTTGCGTTCTCTAAATCTTCAAGTCGAAGCTTTCTGTAGCGCTCAATCGCGTTCTCTCTCTCGATCTCTTCAAAGCTCTTTACTGTTTCTTTTGAATACGTTTTAGGCCCTTCTTTCATTGTTACCGATGAACAGGAAGTAAGTATAAGCAATGTCGTTAGTGGTATAAATTTCTTAAAAATCATTAATGGTACTTATGAGATCTGGCTGATCAATAAAAGGATTTCTATTATTTTGATATTCAAATATTTTCTGATTTCTCTCGCGCTCTTCGTTGTCAACTGGATCTTCTTGATTCCAATTTCTTAGATAGCGCTCTTGAATCTCATCAATAGGTAATTTGAATCTAACTGAGAAGTAGAACATGGCCCTAGCAACATTCCCTTTATGAGAAGCTGGAGGTTCAAATGCAGTCAGGCTTGTACCTATAGCATTTCCTCTAAGTGAAGAATCACAATTTTCATTGATAACCCTACCATTGACTTCGGCAAACATATGATTGCCTCTTGAGCTATTGGCCCTATTGTTGACAGGATAGAGGTGGTGAAGATCTGTTTTTTGAAGTGATTTACTCATGCTTGGATTGAACTTACTCTGCGGCCACGTGTGTTCACAGTTCATAACAGATGAAGAAGGTATCTTTCCTGGGCCTACACCATAGTTACTTCCATAATTATTTTCACAGTAAAGATCTTTTACAAAATGTCTTCCTCTATAATCTTTCTCTAAATGTAGATTTCCAAAAAGCTCTATTCTTGCAGCTTTATAAGAGATACTTCTCTTTTGCGAGTAGCACTTTTGATTCTTAAGACATTTACTTGTGATGAGGTCTTTATCTTCTGTTCTTATATGATAATAGCTCATGACCTTAAAAAGCTCTTCTTTCAATTGATCGGAACTTAGAGAGTTGCTTTCAATTTGTTGAATGAGTTTACTAGGGTAGTAGTTAAAGTCTTTCAATGCCGCTAAAGCATGAAAGTTGATTAAAATTGCAGACAAAAACACTATAGTTTTTAAGTTCATGATCCATCCTTGGATTTGTTCTTAAGACTAGTCTAACAAAGCTTTTCTCCATGGCCAAGAATTTATCGATACTTTTTTCTTACATCTCTTTAGTTTGCACTAATAGAGACTCCTGTTATTATTAAAGAATCCATAATTTACAGAGAAAGGAAAACACTATGAGCTACAATAGTAGAATTACAGGAGTTGGTTCTTACGTTCCACCACAGATTTATAAGAATTCAGACATTGAAGAGATGATGGATACATCTAATGAATGGATTATTCAAAGGACTGGAATTGAACAAAGACATTGGGTTGATGAAAACACGAGCACTTCAGACTTAGCTCTTGAGGCTTCAAAAATTGCTATTAAAGATGCAGGTCTTGAGGCCAGCGATATAGATATGATTGTATTTGCAACTTTAAGTCCCGATCACGACTTTCCGGGAACAGGTTGTTTTCTTCAGGCAAAATTAGGAATTGAAGATGTGACAGCATTTGATATTCGTCAACAGTGTACTGGTTTCCTCTATGGGCTAAGTATGGCAGATAAATTTGTTCAGTCAGGTAGCCATAAGAATGTTCTAGTTGTCGGAGCTGAAGTACATTCAAAGGGACTAGATAAGACTCCAAATGGTAGAGCAGTTTCAGTTTTATTTGGAGATGGAGCAGGTGCGGTTGTTGTTTCGCGTACCGAAGTTAAAGATAAGACTAAAGACCCACATATTATGACAACTAATCTTCATGCGGACGGCTCTTATGCTAAGGAGTTATGGGTTGCTGCTCCTGGATCTGCTGTAGGACCAGATAGAATGAGTCACGCACTTGTTGATGAAGGACTACACTTTCCATTTATGAATGGAAAAACTGTCTTTGTTCATGCTGTGAAGCGCATGGCAGAAACTTTGATGTTATCTTGTAAAGAAATGGGTGTGGGAATCGAAGATGTTGATCTCTTCCTATTTCATCAAGCAAATTTGAGAATTAATTCCAAGGTTGCGGAAGTTTTAAAAATCCCTGAAGATAAAATTTTCAATACAATTCAAAAGTATGGAAATACAACGGCCGCGACAATACCTCTGGGGATGCACGATGCTATTAAGGCCAATAAGTTAAAGAAGGGAATGCTAGTTGCTAGTGCTGCTTTTGGAAGTGGTTTTACTTGGGCATCTGGGCTTTGGCGATACTAGAAATTAGAGAAGCTCTTCTTAAGAGAGAAGAGCTTCCATATTCTACATACCTCTTTCTTCAGAGTAGTCGAAGATATATTGTCTAAATTCTAAAATACTTTCATGATTTAAAAGACCAATCACATTATTTGTCGATGGAATGACATCATAGATTAAATGTTCCATAGCAAATTGAATTGTCTGCATACCGATATAGAGGTTTGTGAAAAAATCTATATCGCCTTTTTGCCAGTATGTGATTAGCTCGGCAACATCCTGATGATTTTCACAACAAGGACATCCTGGGCAAAGACCTTTATTTTCAATAAAGCTCAAATGATATTGAGTTTGCTCCGCAATCATTCTCTCTCTTTCTTCAGAATCATCTGCAAAGCGGTCAATAAGAGGAATGGCGACATCATTATTCTCTTTAACGGCAATTAATAATTGCTCATAGAAAGTTGCATAGAGAGATGTAAAGATACAATCTTCCATCAGAAAGTAGAAGAGTTCTTCTTGTCCTTGGGCTGACTCTTTTAAATTGTCATAGGCCTTGAGAGCAAGAGTGTAAGGGAAGTCAGGGCTTCCTTCTAGATCGTGAAAGTATCTGGCCAAAGACTTGGATTCAGATTCTTTTTGCTTTCTAGGGTCTTTAAAAAATTTTTCAATCATTGACATGAGCACTTTCCTTGTTACACATACAATAAGTTTATTTTAATTCATTTTTAAGTATTTATCTAAAAATAAATTATACTTATTCACTCTTCGGCATTTTTACCACTTTTAGATAGCCATCTTCGCTAATAGGCAAATTTCTACACTTATGGTGCAGGGTTAGAGTGAATTTTATGTACTTGATTTATTTTATCAAGAATTTCATCATTCATTTCAAAATGAATAGAGTCTATATTTTCTTTTAATTGCTCTAGATTAGTTGCTCCAATGATATTGGAAGCAAGGAATGGTCTAGAATTTACAAAGGCCAGTGATAGTGTTGCCAGAGAAGTATCTAAAGACTTCGCAATATCTAAGTACATTTGCGTGGCCTTAACTGCTTCGGGACTTGAGTACCTAGAGTAGTGAGGCCATTTTGTAATACGAGCATTTTCTGGAAAATTGCCATTTAAATACTTTCCACTCAAGACTCCAAAGCCAAGAGGAGAGTAAGCGAGTAGACCAACATCTTCTCTATGACCAACTTCAGCTAAATTTATCTCGTATGTTCTATTGAGAAGATTATAAGGATTTTGGATCGTTTGCATTCTCGAAAATCCCTCTCTTTCACTTAGAGAGAGATACTTCATCAGACCCCAAGAAGTCTCATTCGACACTCCAATCTCACGAATCTTTCCACTTTCCTTTAATCTTGTAAGTGCTTCTAGAGTTTCCTCTAGAGGAACCATATCTTCATCACTATTGTGAATATAGTCTTTCTTTCCAAAGTAATTTGTATTTCTATCTGGCCAGTGCAGTTGATAGAGATCGATATAATCTGTCTTCAATCTTTCTAGAGAACCTTCTAAAGCTTGAATGATATGATCCCTAGTTAATCTTGGACCATTTCTTATATGCTTCATGTACTCACCTGGACCCACAACTTTCGAGGCCATAATGATTTTATCTCTTTGCTTTTGAAAAGTTTCCCAGTTTCCAAGAATCTCTTCAGTTCTGTGTACTGTGCGCGGTTTAGGTGGAATGGGATACATCTCAGCTGTATCGTAGAAATTTACTCCTTGGTCAAAGGCGTAGTCTAAGAGTTCAAAAGCCTCGTCTTGAGTATTCTGCTCTCCATAAGTCATAGTGCCCATGCAAATTAAACTAACATCTAAATCTGTGCGACCAAGTTTCTTAAATTTCATTTTCTTCCTATTGCTTTAATATAGATTCAATTTCTAAGTCAGTATTTTTCTTTATCGTCATGATTAGGTAAGTGATAATAAGACCAACCATAATAACCATTGGAACTGATATGACAGGAAAGCTAAGTGCCGTCATCTTTCCTAAACTCTCATTGAACTCAACAGTTCCTGGTTCTCCAACTAAAATCTTAATGGCCAAGATATAATTGAGTAGAGCAGAGATAAAGAACGTTCCTCCCAAGCAGAAAGAAGCAATCTTTAAGTTCTTAGCAAAGAGTCCAGAGTGCCCATTCTTGGCAAATGATTCATTAATTAACTCTAGGTTAATCATCTGCCCTAGAAAGGTCTTAACAAGAGGCTTACTGGTAAATTGGCTGATTATAACTGCGATACCCATAAGTAGAGGGATACCTGTTTCTTTGGCCACCATCCAATCTCTATTCAAATTAAATAATCCAATTCCACCAGTCATAATGACTGAAAAGAGACCTAGACCAGAGAAGAAATTTATTTTTCCCTGCTTTAGGTAGTCATAGATTCCGTACCCAATCGGAAAACTAAGTGCGAGAATTAGACTGTATACCTGACCCAAATGCTCGTCTGAACTGAATTTTGTTAAGATAACTGAAGGGATAATTACATTAAGTGTAATATTTAAAAATGAGTTCTCTTGCTTCTTATTTGGAGCTGTTTGCGTATTCATTGACTTCCTTTCTTTTAAAGATAACAAAATCTTACAGCCTTTTTTTTACCTTGTCAGATGATTTTGTGTCTGAAAAAGTATTAATACTAAAATTTAATTAACTATCAAGGATGATGTTATGAAAAAAGTAATTTTATCATGTGCTCTCGCACTATCTGTAAGCGCTGCCGCTCAAGACTTCAATGGATATATTGTAAAGTTTAAGCAAGGTTCAAACCTTCTAGAACAAAAATCTTTTAAGTCATTAGGAAAGGTAGAGAAATTAAACTTCTCTTTTGGTCAATTCGCTAAATTAAGTGAAGTTAATCTTTCAAATAAGGCAATGTCTGATTTAGCTAATAATCCAGAGATTGAATATATTGAGCCAAATTGGATTATCAAAGTTGATCCAGTTGATAGCTCTAAAGAAGAGTTAGATCCTAAGTACGCACAGCAGTGGGGACTTAAGAATACAGGTAGAAACTCTGGTGGTTGGTTCTCTAGTGGAAAGGCCGGAGAAGATGTTAACGCTGAGAAAGCTTGGGAAATTACTAAAGGTAGTAAAGATATTGTTGTTGCAGTTATCGATACTGGAATTGACTTCAGACACCCTGATTTAAAAGATCAAATGTGGACAAATGAAGCTGAACTAAATGGTATTGAAGGCGTTGATGACGATGGTAATGGATACGTTGACGATATCTATGGTTACGACTTCGCTAACCAAGATGGTAACCCAACAGATGGTCACTCTCACGGTACTCACTGTGCAGGTGTAATTGGTGCTTCTCACAACTCAATTGGTGTTATGGGTGTAATGGCCAATGTTAAGCTAATGGGAATTAAATTCTTAACTGATAGCGGTTCTGGTGAAACAGTAAATGCTATTAAGTCTATAGAGTACGCTGTAAAAAATGGAGCTCACATTACTTCAAACTCTTGGGGTGGTGGAGAAAAGTCTGAAGCATTAAAGGAAGCGATCAAAGCTGCTTACGATGCAGGAACAATGTTTGTAGCAGCTGCTGGTAACTCTAGATCTAATAATGACACTAGACCAACTTACCCTGCATCTTACGATGTTGAGGGATTAATTACTGTTGGAGCTATGGACGGTAAAGGAAATAGATCAAGCTTCTCTAACTACGGTAAGACAAGTGTTCATGTATTTGCTCCAGGTTCAAATATCCTTTCAACTGTAAAGAACGGTGGATATAAGAAAATGTCAGGAACTTCTATGGCAACTCCTTTTGTATCAGGTGTTCTAGGACTTCTTCTAGCGAATGAGCCAGGAATTACAATTGATCAAGCAAAAGAGAGATTAATGGAATCAACAATTCTAAATAGCTCTCTATCTGATTATGCAGCTGCTGGAAGAGTAGATGCTTATAGAATGCTAAGAAACGAAAGAAATTAATCTAGATTAAATTTCTTATCATAAGTGGGGGAGTC
Proteins encoded in this window:
- a CDS encoding amino acid ABC transporter substrate-binding protein, giving the protein MKIIFTFLLLTSLSWASTISEIKKRGHLNCGVSEGLTGFSIPNEKGEWKGFDVDICKAIAVAIFNDTQKVKFIPTSLGERFNSLAKKQIDILSRNTSRTFSREVTRDIEFAPVVYFDTQGILVSKRSKIKKIKDLDNKKICVKNNTTTQQNLIDYFKHHNLRLRQVRFDNNDQLVLGFLKKRCIALTSDVTTLISEKNHFQNSKSFTLLSERIEKEPLAPVILSGDRRWKNLVDWTIYSLIWAEELGVSSSNIEAMKTSADPRVKRFFGEGFNFEKMLGVSNGWTGNIISKIGNYSEVFHRNLGRDSNLKIPRGLNSLWKDGGILYSPPMK
- a CDS encoding alpha-ketoglutarate-dependent dioxygenase AlkB family protein codes for the protein MERWWYSLFSANEVSMGQGSFVFESEVESFLDGMIEYYPNFFKDDEFSYLKEKLNWRKDLITIFGKTNPIPRLHCWYGDQGINYEYSNIHLPRNDWSSELIKIKDEIEEKVSTRFNGMLANYYRDGSDYVSWHSDDEKSLGPNPTIACASFGGPRVFSLKNRKSGELIKINLQGRSLLIMHPPTQREWLHQIPKSKVFEDERISLTFRFVHQ
- a CDS encoding MerR family transcriptional regulator produces the protein MGKYNIKIASNLSGVGTHTLRAWEKRYLAVVPARSSTGRRLYSDDDIEKLQILNELCALGNSIGSIANKDISELKSLLSKMGKTRVVTKREKFKVSSSVEVNNSLKKVLEAIGNYQIEVLSKEIGILKNSLSSRDLALKILSPLLEELRHRVELKKLSIAQEHALLSMVKFHVGDIIYESYENKSKNPNSLSIATPSGELDEFDIILFSLLCSHYGVKFYYLGSNLPLAPLIDATKSFEANIILLSIRSDKSKSYIEQLHKKLDLDCSLWVSGAQKISDSQVSSSENFRSITDLFHLDTCLKELGQS
- a CDS encoding tRNA-uridine aminocarboxypropyltransferase; this translates as MSREYCPKCEKALGGCICKYATEVANDSFITILRHPSEIKNIKGTAGILKLSLQRIRLIDSEIFEKDDVLLKDFENILIYPSESSCELTQMNFSKNKSYNFIFIDGTWKKAFKIFQLNSFLSEIPCIHLELERVSSYSKIRKQREGGFSTLEAVTEVLSFVDNTPLENLENNFKSFINDLSKFTDS
- a CDS encoding endonuclease I family protein — protein: MNLKTIVFLSAILINFHALAALKDFNYYPSKLIQQIESNSLSSDQLKEELFKVMSYYHIRTEDKDLITSKCLKNQKCYSQKRSISYKAARIELFGNLHLEKDYRGRHFVKDLYCENNYGSNYGVGPGKIPSSSVMNCEHTWPQSKFNPSMSKSLQKTDLHHLYPVNNRANSSRGNHMFAEVNGRVINENCDSSLRGNAIGTSLTAFEPPASHKGNVARAMFYFSVRFKLPIDEIQERYLRNWNQEDPVDNEERERNQKIFEYQNNRNPFIDQPDLISTINDF
- a CDS encoding 3-oxoacyl-ACP synthase III family protein, which codes for MSYNSRITGVGSYVPPQIYKNSDIEEMMDTSNEWIIQRTGIEQRHWVDENTSTSDLALEASKIAIKDAGLEASDIDMIVFATLSPDHDFPGTGCFLQAKLGIEDVTAFDIRQQCTGFLYGLSMADKFVQSGSHKNVLVVGAEVHSKGLDKTPNGRAVSVLFGDGAGAVVVSRTEVKDKTKDPHIMTTNLHADGSYAKELWVAAPGSAVGPDRMSHALVDEGLHFPFMNGKTVFVHAVKRMAETLMLSCKEMGVGIEDVDLFLFHQANLRINSKVAEVLKIPEDKIFNTIQKYGNTTAATIPLGMHDAIKANKLKKGMLVASAAFGSGFTWASGLWRY
- a CDS encoding aldo/keto reductase, with translation MKFKKLGRTDLDVSLICMGTMTYGEQNTQDEAFELLDYAFDQGVNFYDTAEMYPIPPKPRTVHRTEEILGNWETFQKQRDKIIMASKVVGPGEYMKHIRNGPRLTRDHIIQALEGSLERLKTDYIDLYQLHWPDRNTNYFGKKDYIHNSDEDMVPLEETLEALTRLKESGKIREIGVSNETSWGLMKYLSLSEREGFSRMQTIQNPYNLLNRTYEINLAEVGHREDVGLLAYSPLGFGVLSGKYLNGNFPENARITKWPHYSRYSSPEAVKATQMYLDIAKSLDTSLATLSLAFVNSRPFLASNIIGATNLEQLKENIDSIHFEMNDEILDKINQVHKIHSNPAP
- a CDS encoding VC0807 family protein — its product is MNTQTAPNKKQENSFLNITLNVIIPSVILTKFSSDEHLGQVYSLILALSFPIGYGIYDYLKQGKINFFSGLGLFSVIMTGGIGLFNLNRDWMVAKETGIPLLMGIAVIISQFTSKPLVKTFLGQMINLELINESFAKNGHSGLFAKNLKIASFCLGGTFFISALLNYILAIKILVGEPGTVEFNESLGKMTALSFPVISVPMVIMVGLIITYLIMTIKKNTDLEIESILKQ
- a CDS encoding S8 family peptidase, with the translated sequence MKKVILSCALALSVSAAAQDFNGYIVKFKQGSNLLEQKSFKSLGKVEKLNFSFGQFAKLSEVNLSNKAMSDLANNPEIEYIEPNWIIKVDPVDSSKEELDPKYAQQWGLKNTGRNSGGWFSSGKAGEDVNAEKAWEITKGSKDIVVAVIDTGIDFRHPDLKDQMWTNEAELNGIEGVDDDGNGYVDDIYGYDFANQDGNPTDGHSHGTHCAGVIGASHNSIGVMGVMANVKLMGIKFLTDSGSGETVNAIKSIEYAVKNGAHITSNSWGGGEKSEALKEAIKAAYDAGTMFVAAAGNSRSNNDTRPTYPASYDVEGLITVGAMDGKGNRSSFSNYGKTSVHVFAPGSNILSTVKNGGYKKMSGTSMATPFVSGVLGLLLANEPGITIDQAKERLMESTILNSSLSDYAAAGRVDAYRMLRNERN